Proteins encoded within one genomic window of Candidatus Zixiibacteriota bacterium:
- a CDS encoding ATP-binding protein — MAATINKDSSKVISQRLLILLILLVAVVLAAMAFLSIRESREDSLQLLRMQGAAFTEALAQASDAAIASEARIDQLTQLRYSEILRPLVSEETFRPTDRILTRMALQHDLLGVFGFDSTGQIMAEGVVRGLFSGPPEFVITEARNLLANPEEQFALLLDEDTPDGRPRHYYLEIAADLQHVFGLAADADSYVDMMEEGQIGYLAQNMAREAGVEYIIYQSTEGIIFASRRPGNLLSIESDPFLTAALDADSIQHRIYEFQGHEVLESVRPFASAQYPFGLLRVGWSLEGYRNVSRGFDRLMISLAVVLFGLSLTAMLLLNSRRRRREISRQYSEIKTISYRLFDQMNTGVAAVDRQGMVILSNQAFNGIMGQTDTVGHRWDDIFSDHRLQYQHLTETPGPLHENELILTDNQGQERTLLVAVSNLISETSDHVALVATVNDVTEMKRFERDAARRERLSEMGNLAAGVAHEIRNPLNTISIAAQRLKAEFQPTEAGDEFRTITDQIRSETRRLNDIITRFLALAREDRKRSKPLALKPFLTEIISFLSSEAARLSIDITLVCDDEVEVAADPDAMRQIMINLFNNTKEALAGEPGKVEIEVATNAKHVEIIFHDSGPGIPPELRDKVLTPYFTTKDAGTGLGLPTVHKLVQQLGGELSIKSSHLGGVSVIIRLPSVSPAI; from the coding sequence ATGGCCGCGACCATCAACAAGGATTCATCGAAAGTCATAAGTCAGCGCCTGCTGATTCTGCTTATTTTACTCGTGGCGGTTGTGCTGGCTGCGATGGCTTTCCTGTCCATCCGTGAGAGCCGCGAGGATTCACTCCAGCTTCTCCGCATGCAGGGGGCGGCTTTCACCGAGGCACTGGCTCAGGCTTCCGATGCGGCGATTGCCTCCGAGGCGCGAATAGACCAACTCACTCAACTTCGTTACAGTGAAATCCTGCGCCCTCTGGTCTCCGAAGAAACGTTTCGCCCGACCGATCGCATCCTTACACGAATGGCCCTGCAGCATGATCTGCTCGGTGTTTTCGGATTCGACTCCACCGGTCAAATCATGGCCGAAGGAGTGGTGCGCGGGCTGTTCTCGGGGCCACCCGAATTCGTTATAACAGAGGCTCGCAATCTTCTTGCTAATCCCGAAGAGCAGTTTGCCTTATTACTCGATGAAGATACCCCCGATGGTCGTCCAAGACATTACTACCTTGAGATTGCCGCCGACCTTCAGCATGTATTCGGTCTGGCTGCCGATGCCGACTCTTACGTTGATATGATGGAGGAGGGACAAATTGGTTACCTGGCTCAGAATATGGCGCGCGAGGCAGGCGTCGAGTATATCATTTATCAATCGACCGAAGGGATTATCTTCGCCTCGCGACGTCCCGGGAACCTTCTTTCCATCGAGTCCGATCCTTTTCTTACGGCTGCTCTGGATGCCGACAGTATCCAGCACCGTATCTACGAGTTCCAGGGGCACGAGGTTCTCGAATCGGTAAGACCTTTCGCTTCGGCGCAATACCCGTTTGGTCTTCTGCGAGTCGGCTGGTCTCTTGAAGGCTATCGCAATGTCTCACGTGGTTTCGACCGGCTGATGATCTCGTTGGCGGTGGTGTTGTTCGGGCTTTCTTTGACAGCTATGCTATTACTCAACAGCCGTCGTCGACGTCGTGAGATATCCCGGCAATACTCCGAAATTAAAACTATTTCATATCGCCTGTTCGATCAAATGAACACCGGAGTCGCGGCCGTGGATCGGCAGGGTATGGTTATTCTTAGCAATCAGGCCTTCAACGGTATCATGGGACAAACGGATACCGTCGGTCACCGCTGGGATGATATTTTCTCGGATCACCGTCTTCAATACCAACATCTGACCGAGACGCCGGGGCCGTTGCATGAGAATGAATTGATTCTTACCGATAACCAGGGACAGGAACGAACTCTGTTAGTGGCCGTGTCGAATCTGATTTCAGAAACCAGCGATCATGTCGCCCTGGTAGCTACCGTCAATGATGTCACCGAGATGAAACGATTCGAGCGCGATGCCGCCCGGCGGGAACGGCTCTCAGAGATGGGAAACCTGGCGGCCGGGGTGGCGCACGAAATACGCAATCCGTTGAATACTATCTCTATCGCAGCCCAGCGCCTTAAAGCGGAGTTCCAACCTACCGAAGCCGGTGATGAATTCCGAACCATCACCGACCAGATCCGCTCGGAAACGCGTCGACTGAACGATATCATCACTCGTTTTCTGGCTCTGGCTCGGGAAGATCGCAAACGCAGTAAACCGCTAGCGTTGAAGCCCTTTCTTACTGAGATAATCAGCTTCCTGTCGAGTGAGGCCGCGCGGCTATCCATTGATATCACTTTGGTGTGTGACGATGAGGTGGAGGTAGCTGCCGATCCTGACGCCATGCGACAGATTATGATCAACCTGTTCAACAACACCAAGGAAGCTCTGGCCGGAGAGCCTGGCAAAGTTGAGATAGAAGTAGCAACGAATGCGAAGCATGTTGAAATCATTTTCCATGATTCCGGTCCTGGAATTCCTCCCGAACTGCGCGATAAAGTCCTGACGCCGTATTTTACCACCAAAGACGCCGGCACCGGACTCGGTCTTCCTACCGTTCACAAACTCGTACAACAACTCGGGGGAGAGCTGTCGATCAAATCCAGCCACCTGGGCGGAGTGTCCGTTATTATCCGTCTTCCCTCGGTATCACCTGCAATCTAG
- a CDS encoding citrate (Si)-synthase: MAKVKTLKETLADMIPKLRKDRANLMKQYGDIRISEATVAQAIGGMRGIKGMVCDTSVVEPDKGLIIREVHLGKLTQRLPEEIFWMLITGKLPTKGELALFQKELKKYGKVPDYVWKVLRAMPKSSHPMAMLDTAILAMENESAFRKRYTEGMTKLEYWEPTLEDAMRVMGTIHTIAAGVYRIKYNKGALIKPSSKLDWAADFARMLGLPPKKGEVANMMRLYLTLHCDHEGGNVSANTCHTVGSALSDAFYSVSAGLNGLAGPLHGLANQECLKWVLETMDKFGGVPTTKQIEDYAWETLNSGKVVPGYGHAVLRVTDPRFTAFNKFGKKYLPNDPIFQTVDRVFKVVPKVLKAHGKAKNPWPNVDAGSGALLYYYGLREFEYYTVLFSVSRSMGMLAQLVLNRALGTPITRPKSVSTKWLWKHCRTNTKKK, from the coding sequence ATGGCCAAAGTGAAGACTTTGAAGGAGACCTTGGCCGACATGATCCCGAAGCTACGCAAGGATCGCGCCAATCTCATGAAGCAGTACGGCGATATCCGTATTTCTGAGGCAACAGTAGCACAGGCGATCGGCGGTATGCGCGGAATCAAAGGAATGGTCTGCGATACGTCCGTGGTCGAACCGGACAAAGGTCTTATCATTCGCGAAGTACATCTCGGCAAATTGACTCAAAGACTGCCCGAGGAAATTTTCTGGATGCTGATCACCGGCAAACTGCCCACCAAGGGTGAGCTGGCTCTGTTCCAGAAAGAATTGAAGAAGTACGGCAAAGTCCCGGATTACGTATGGAAGGTTCTTCGGGCGATGCCGAAAAGCTCTCACCCGATGGCGATGCTCGATACCGCTATCCTGGCCATGGAGAACGAGTCTGCTTTCCGCAAGCGTTACACGGAAGGCATGACCAAGCTCGAGTACTGGGAGCCGACCCTCGAGGATGCCATGCGTGTTATGGGAACGATCCACACCATCGCAGCGGGCGTCTACCGCATCAAGTACAACAAAGGCGCTCTGATCAAGCCGTCATCGAAACTCGACTGGGCGGCTGATTTTGCCCGCATGCTGGGTTTGCCCCCGAAGAAGGGCGAAGTTGCCAACATGATGCGGCTCTATCTGACCTTGCATTGCGATCATGAAGGCGGTAACGTCTCGGCCAACACCTGTCACACGGTCGGATCGGCTCTCTCGGATGCTTTCTACTCAGTCTCCGCCGGTTTGAACGGACTGGCCGGCCCTCTGCACGGTTTGGCCAATCAGGAATGCCTGAAATGGGTCCTTGAGACCATGGACAAGTTCGGCGGCGTTCCTACGACGAAGCAGATTGAAGACTACGCTTGGGAAACTCTGAACTCGGGCAAAGTGGTGCCGGGTTACGGCCATGCCGTTCTCCGCGTCACTGACCCGCGTTTCACGGCATTCAATAAGTTCGGCAAGAAGTATCTGCCGAATGATCCTATCTTCCAGACGGTCGACCGCGTTTTCAAGGTTGTCCCGAAGGTTCTCAAAGCTCACGGCAAGGCCAAAAACCCGTGGCCGAACGTCGATGCCGGTTCCGGCGCATTGCTGTACTACTACGGCCTCAGAGAGTTCGAGTATTACACCGTCCTGTTCTCGGTTTCTCGTTCGATGGGTATGCTGGCTCAGTTGGTTCTCAATCGTGCTCTCGGTACGCCGATCACGCGCCCGAAGTCGGTCAGCACCAAATGGCTGTGGAAACACTGCCGCACCAACACGAAGAAGAAATAA
- the trxB gene encoding thioredoxin-disulfide reductase, whose protein sequence is MAEEKKYDIVIVGGGPGGLTAGLYSARAERKTIAIEKYLPGGQIANTEEVEDYPGFERISGAELATKIAEHARKFGLQVASDEVVEVYVEGNDRMVRCASGDVYRAKAVILSTGGSPVKLGVPGEAEYTGKGVSYCAICDGAFFRGQVIAVVGGGDAAVEEGMYLTKFASKVYIIHRRDELRAARVIQSRAFKNDKIEFIWDTIVESINGSDKQVTNLALKNVKTGEKSQLECGAVFPFLGFRPNSNITREALRKDKGGYIITDDKMETSIKGIFACGDVRAQLVRQITNAVGDGTTAAVAAEKHIEELEG, encoded by the coding sequence ATGGCTGAAGAGAAAAAGTATGATATCGTGATAGTCGGCGGTGGTCCGGGCGGCCTGACAGCAGGGCTTTATAGCGCCCGTGCTGAGCGTAAAACAATAGCCATCGAGAAGTACCTCCCCGGCGGACAGATTGCCAACACTGAAGAGGTGGAAGATTATCCCGGTTTCGAGCGTATCAGCGGCGCCGAACTGGCCACAAAAATAGCCGAACATGCCAGGAAATTCGGACTTCAGGTAGCCAGCGATGAAGTAGTCGAGGTTTATGTCGAGGGCAACGACCGCATGGTCCGCTGTGCCTCTGGCGATGTCTACCGCGCCAAGGCAGTTATTCTCAGTACCGGGGGATCACCGGTTAAGTTGGGGGTGCCGGGCGAGGCTGAATATACCGGTAAAGGTGTCTCTTATTGTGCCATTTGTGACGGCGCTTTTTTCAGGGGACAGGTGATTGCGGTTGTGGGCGGCGGCGATGCTGCAGTCGAGGAAGGTATGTACCTGACTAAGTTTGCCTCCAAGGTTTATATTATTCATCGTCGTGATGAACTGCGAGCGGCTAGGGTAATTCAAAGCCGGGCTTTTAAGAACGACAAGATAGAATTCATCTGGGATACAATCGTAGAATCGATCAACGGCTCCGACAAGCAAGTGACGAATCTCGCTCTTAAGAACGTGAAAACAGGAGAGAAGTCACAACTCGAGTGCGGAGCGGTGTTTCCGTTCCTTGGTTTCCGCCCCAATTCCAATATCACCCGTGAGGCTCTCCGTAAGGACAAGGGCGGATACATTATCACCGACGACAAGATGGAAACCTCGATCAAGGGCATCTTTGCCTGTGGTGATGTTCGAGCTCAACTCGTGCGACAGATTACCAATGCTGTTGGTGACGGTACTACTGCGGCCGTCGCAGCCGAAAAGCATATCGAGGAACTCGAGGGATAG
- a CDS encoding sigma-70 family RNA polymerase sigma factor yields MTASENDSDFLSDPSKWVDHYGSYLYNYAYSRLHNRSAAEDVVQETFLAALKGRKNFAGESSERTWLTGILRHKIIDHLRRIYRDNPEPEGETSPGAGAFRESGRWKGHWNPDRSPADWGDSPERFLESEEFYRVLDECIALLSARTAAAFVLYQMEEISSDEVCKLLSVTPTNLWVMLHRARTQLRQCLERNWIGRKD; encoded by the coding sequence ATGACCGCGTCCGAGAACGACTCCGATTTCCTTAGCGATCCCTCCAAGTGGGTTGACCACTACGGCAGCTACCTGTATAACTACGCTTATTCGCGATTACACAACCGATCAGCAGCCGAGGACGTGGTACAGGAAACATTCCTCGCCGCTCTGAAGGGGCGCAAGAACTTTGCCGGGGAATCATCCGAGCGCACCTGGCTGACCGGCATTCTGCGGCATAAGATAATCGACCATTTGCGGCGCATCTACCGTGATAATCCGGAACCTGAAGGGGAAACATCGCCCGGAGCTGGTGCGTTTCGCGAGTCCGGTCGTTGGAAGGGACATTGGAATCCGGACCGGTCACCGGCCGATTGGGGCGATAGCCCGGAACGATTCCTCGAAAGTGAGGAGTTCTATCGGGTTCTGGATGAATGTATTGCGTTGCTGTCGGCAAGGACGGCAGCAGCCTTTGTGCTATATCAAATGGAAGAGATATCTTCTGACGAAGTATGTAAGCTTTTGTCTGTAACACCGACTAACCTTTGGGTAATGCTTCATCGGGCCCGGACACAATTGCGCCAGTGCCTGGAGCGGAATTGGATCGGTAGAAAGGACTGA
- a CDS encoding FAD-linked oxidase C-terminal domain-containing protein, translating to MNTFSDIEKLRPLLSPAAELIVDLTGDYEKYRQDATEEQGNPAAAVLAASEADVIATMLFARERGLAVVPRGAGTGLSGGAVPAEGSIVLSVERMNEIRIDPKACRAVCGPGTITKDLLDAAAPYDLTYPPDPASYLECSLGGNVAENAGGLRCKRFGVTRDYVLGLRAITVEGTVLKTGCYNNNRGFNLGDLLIGSEGTLAIVTEMTLRLIPTPLRGSCILIAFDAETDAAQSVAQITRAGVIPTVMEYLDRDAAACSNRYEKTEGLDDVAAILLIETQGERDREQLEQVTEISRGNHCSFLRIEHDPAKIEELWRVRRNLSKAIRDVAIFRYNEDVAVPVSQFMTLIGFVAAENAAGPLRINAFGHAGDGNLHVSFLSMTGSNEEIALIAAARERLYRKTIELGGTLSGEHGIGSHKGVYLPWEFDAVTLGAMRSLKDLFDPTLQINPGKIFATL from the coding sequence ATGAACACATTTTCTGACATAGAAAAACTCCGTCCGCTTCTCTCCCCTGCGGCCGAGTTGATCGTTGACCTGACCGGCGATTACGAGAAATATCGCCAGGATGCCACCGAAGAGCAGGGTAATCCGGCAGCGGCGGTTCTGGCTGCCTCTGAGGCGGATGTAATCGCCACGATGCTCTTCGCCCGCGAACGTGGCCTGGCGGTGGTCCCGCGTGGCGCCGGTACCGGATTGAGCGGCGGTGCCGTCCCGGCCGAGGGCTCGATCGTGCTGAGTGTCGAGCGCATGAACGAGATTCGGATTGATCCGAAAGCATGTCGAGCCGTTTGCGGACCGGGCACGATAACCAAAGACCTTTTGGACGCAGCCGCCCCTTACGATCTGACTTATCCCCCCGATCCCGCTTCTTACCTTGAATGCTCGCTCGGCGGTAATGTCGCCGAGAACGCCGGTGGTCTGCGCTGCAAGCGGTTTGGCGTGACGCGCGACTATGTGCTCGGTTTGAGAGCGATAACTGTCGAAGGGACGGTGTTGAAAACCGGCTGTTACAACAACAATCGAGGATTCAACCTTGGTGATTTGCTGATCGGTTCGGAGGGCACCCTGGCGATCGTGACCGAAATGACTCTGCGACTGATCCCCACTCCGTTGCGGGGAAGTTGTATCCTGATAGCCTTTGACGCTGAAACCGATGCCGCCCAAAGCGTCGCTCAAATCACACGAGCGGGAGTAATTCCAACCGTGATGGAGTATCTTGACCGGGACGCTGCGGCTTGTTCCAACCGCTACGAGAAAACGGAAGGGCTCGACGATGTGGCGGCTATCCTGCTGATTGAGACTCAGGGAGAACGGGATCGTGAACAACTGGAGCAGGTAACTGAAATTAGTCGCGGCAATCACTGCTCTTTTCTTCGCATCGAGCATGATCCAGCTAAAATCGAAGAATTATGGCGTGTCCGCCGGAATCTATCGAAAGCCATCCGCGATGTAGCGATTTTCCGATACAATGAGGATGTCGCCGTCCCGGTTTCACAATTTATGACCCTGATCGGCTTCGTAGCAGCGGAAAACGCAGCCGGTCCGTTACGTATCAACGCTTTCGGCCACGCCGGCGACGGCAATCTCCATGTCAGCTTCCTCTCCATGACCGGCAGTAATGAAGAGATCGCACTGATCGCCGCCGCGCGAGAACGTTTGTATCGGAAAACAATCGAACTAGGGGGCACCTTATCAGGCGAACACGGTATTGGATCACACAAGGGAGTGTATCTGCCGTGGGAATTTGATGCCGTCACACTAGGTGCGATGCGAAGCCTGAAAGACCTGTTCGACCCTACCCTCCAAATTAATCCCGGTAAAATTTTCGCAACTTTGTAA
- a CDS encoding PKD domain-containing protein: protein MLYQTAKGGLYPRIGIALLLLIAVVFQPRPAQATIIDVPDDQPTIQAGIDAAQYLDTVLVADGRYYENITFGGKWIVLASHHLIDSDPRHIFNTIIDGSQPVNPDTASVVRIVNSENSFTILHGFTITGGTGTIWADEHGFGDYREGGGILCAGTSPIIRFNNIIDNEAVLVTSGLNSAGGGAIRVGDGNPLITNNIIMYNRGRYGAGIVFNFASGTVMNCVIAHNSGGEDYAGSGIWKYQGTTSFIENNTIVYNTSAIAGGGVYCWAANMVLNNNIIWGNTAPAAAQIRITGATVTASYCAVQGGYAGTGNISDDPQLFGEYFYHSENSPCIDAGNPNGSYVDQADPSTPDSAWWPSRGTTINDIGAYGGPGAEPFERLAVFAEPTLGWVPLEVSFKSESRSSGDNWLWLFGDGDSAFSSAVSHLYEERGWYDVSVLNIDGVDTITTVATNLVAALSDSLQSDSVTVESGQEAIIRIVAVNTIPLSSMTVPVEYSGSVALVLDSFNTVGCRTNYFDYVEQTHSAESYSLATFTLTASPSGSTPDLEPGTGPILNLFFHVTGSPNIGDTTVIALDGYAGHMPLFTSDLIQYTPLLAAGHIGYTSCCVDYRGNVDNDPNQLITIADLVYLVDYMFNSGPEPICMKEANIDGDFLGQITVADLVYLVNYMFDQGPLPVICY, encoded by the coding sequence ATGCTGTATCAAACTGCTAAGGGTGGACTATACCCGAGAATAGGAATCGCCCTGCTGCTGCTTATAGCGGTGGTTTTCCAGCCCCGGCCGGCTCAGGCTACGATCATTGACGTGCCCGACGATCAGCCAACAATTCAGGCCGGGATTGACGCTGCTCAATATCTGGACACGGTTCTCGTGGCTGATGGACGCTACTACGAAAATATCACGTTCGGCGGCAAATGGATCGTGTTGGCTAGTCATCACCTGATCGACAGTGATCCCAGACATATCTTCAACACGATCATCGACGGCTCCCAACCTGTCAATCCGGATACGGCTAGTGTGGTGCGAATCGTCAACAGTGAAAATTCCTTTACTATTCTCCATGGCTTCACCATCACCGGGGGCACCGGAACGATTTGGGCCGACGAGCACGGCTTCGGTGATTACCGCGAAGGCGGCGGCATTTTGTGCGCGGGGACATCGCCGATTATCCGCTTCAACAATATCATCGATAATGAAGCCGTACTCGTAACCAGCGGACTGAACAGCGCCGGCGGTGGCGCAATTCGTGTTGGTGACGGGAACCCATTGATCACGAACAACATTATCATGTACAACCGTGGCCGTTATGGCGCCGGCATCGTATTCAATTTCGCTTCGGGAACGGTCATGAACTGCGTCATCGCTCATAACAGTGGTGGTGAGGATTACGCCGGCTCGGGCATTTGGAAATACCAGGGGACCACAAGCTTCATAGAAAATAACACCATCGTTTATAATACGTCGGCTATCGCGGGTGGAGGTGTTTATTGCTGGGCGGCCAACATGGTCCTGAACAACAACATCATCTGGGGAAACACCGCTCCCGCAGCGGCGCAGATCAGAATAACGGGAGCCACCGTGACCGCGTCATACTGCGCCGTACAGGGAGGTTATGCCGGAACGGGCAACATTTCCGACGATCCACAGCTCTTCGGTGAGTATTTCTATCATTCCGAAAATTCTCCGTGTATCGATGCCGGCAATCCGAATGGAAGCTATGTCGATCAGGCTGATCCCTCAACGCCCGACAGCGCCTGGTGGCCATCACGCGGTACAACGATCAACGATATCGGCGCTTATGGCGGTCCCGGAGCTGAACCGTTTGAACGCCTGGCGGTATTCGCCGAGCCAACGCTCGGTTGGGTCCCACTTGAGGTTAGTTTTAAGTCGGAATCACGGAGTTCCGGAGATAATTGGTTATGGCTGTTCGGCGACGGTGACAGTGCCTTTTCTTCCGCGGTGTCGCACCTCTATGAAGAACGCGGCTGGTACGATGTAAGTGTGCTTAACATTGACGGCGTAGATACGATAACGACAGTCGCAACTAATCTGGTGGCGGCACTCTCCGATTCACTGCAGTCTGACTCGGTCACCGTGGAATCAGGTCAGGAAGCGATAATCAGAATTGTCGCGGTAAACACGATACCTCTCAGTTCAATGACTGTCCCCGTCGAATACAGCGGCAGTGTCGCTCTCGTTCTGGATTCGTTTAACACCGTCGGCTGTAGAACAAACTATTTCGACTACGTGGAGCAAACACATTCCGCAGAGTCATACAGCCTGGCCACATTCACGTTAACAGCCTCTCCTTCAGGATCAACGCCTGATCTCGAGCCGGGAACCGGACCGATTTTGAATCTGTTCTTTCACGTCACCGGTTCACCGAACATCGGCGATACGACAGTCATTGCCCTTGACGGATATGCCGGTCACATGCCTCTGTTCACAAGCGACCTGATCCAGTATACACCGCTTCTGGCCGCCGGTCACATCGGTTATACCAGTTGTTGTGTTGATTACCGAGGCAATGTTGACAACGATCCGAATCAGTTGATTACAATCGCCGACCTGGTTTATCTGGTCGATTACATGTTCAATTCCGGACCCGAACCGATCTGCATGAAGGAGGCCAACATCGATGGCGACTTTCTAGGTCAGATAACCGTGGCCGATTTAGTCTATCTGGTTAACTACATGTTCGACCAGGGACCGTTGCCGGTAATATGCTACTAG
- a CDS encoding zinc ribbon domain-containing protein: MPTYLYHCLDCKYEFEEFQSITDPVIDKCPKCGGRAERIITGGVGFLFKGSGFYITDHRSASYNKAKAADTSGSAGSSPPPPPKSSNNK, translated from the coding sequence ATGCCGACTTACCTATACCACTGCCTTGATTGCAAGTACGAATTCGAGGAGTTTCAATCAATCACCGATCCGGTCATCGACAAATGTCCGAAATGTGGCGGCCGAGCGGAACGGATAATCACAGGCGGGGTGGGATTTCTTTTCAAAGGATCGGGATTCTATATCACCGATCACCGTAGTGCTTCTTACAATAAAGCCAAAGCGGCCGACACCTCAGGCAGCGCCGGGTCATCTCCGCCGCCTCCGCCGAAAAGCTCCAATAACAAATAA
- a CDS encoding ATP-binding protein, whose amino-acid sequence MAYTDGRSGVGLMGRLGHLIVIQVLFVFAALAMILFFPSNNSFGELDLSSVSRDSELLAQEVDSILAEVSIDPVSSDLSQRLTSRLAPLVNLMPAISSVALYAGTPDHRIDMIWSLHSGDLPMPQDAETNVSSPVNLATVKLMTSHERGTHVQQDIAPEHLVQYHRLGIYAETPVVLVTAGRHNLLVSARSDVAYGMMLLFLGSVLVSLLTVYLVYRRFRDPLRKLQEGLTRTSNGEVYHMVEAEGDEEISHLIEAFNEMSQTLFANRRRLEKFNRMIQEAYLSQAEVQVFLSTLIEYSPNSVIAVSLEGEIVIYNRKAVETFGYSVDEAIGMTVDKLFVNAPDKDHLPTLTNESVGVEVICRRKNAEEFPAYLMACSVTSPTGNTSAYLLNLMDITESKSFQEMMVRVDRYYTRGEMAGDIAHEINNFLAVLSGNIELMPLFLKRGDQEKINTKLTLMKSTVDKIANFTDGLMDVNADDIQFDKVDLNQLIQNIIAFLKPQNRFDNITIEADLDSNLSLVELDISQMQQVMVNLLNNAADAVAESEVKEICVRSHLVKDGADKRASIEVIDSGPGVPEDKRPLLFEKRFTTKRKGHGYGLITCRRIIDSHSGQISYDRSERTCFSTVIPIVQSEATGEITTREDMAVISG is encoded by the coding sequence ATGGCATATACTGATGGTCGATCCGGAGTTGGTTTAATGGGGCGTTTGGGGCACCTTATTGTTATTCAGGTCCTGTTTGTTTTTGCCGCCCTGGCGATGATTTTGTTCTTCCCCAGCAATAACAGCTTTGGAGAATTAGACCTGTCGTCGGTGAGTCGTGATTCTGAATTACTTGCCCAGGAGGTCGACAGCATTCTGGCTGAAGTCTCCATTGATCCCGTTTCGAGTGATCTAAGTCAACGTCTGACCTCTCGTCTGGCGCCATTGGTTAATCTGATGCCGGCCATTAGCTCTGTTGCCTTGTATGCGGGCACGCCTGATCATCGGATTGATATGATCTGGTCGCTCCATTCCGGAGATCTGCCGATGCCTCAGGATGCAGAAACAAACGTATCCAGCCCGGTAAATCTTGCTACCGTTAAACTAATGACCTCTCACGAACGGGGAACACACGTTCAACAGGATATTGCCCCTGAGCACCTGGTCCAATATCACCGTCTGGGGATATACGCAGAAACTCCGGTTGTTCTTGTCACGGCCGGTCGACATAACTTACTCGTATCGGCGCGCTCCGATGTCGCCTATGGCATGATGCTCCTCTTTCTCGGTTCGGTGCTGGTATCGTTGTTGACCGTATATCTCGTCTATCGCCGTTTCCGTGATCCTTTGCGCAAACTTCAGGAAGGTCTCACTCGGACCTCCAACGGTGAAGTTTATCACATGGTCGAAGCCGAGGGGGACGAGGAGATCAGCCACCTGATCGAGGCCTTCAACGAGATGTCACAGACTTTGTTTGCCAACCGCAGGCGACTTGAGAAATTCAATCGTATGATCCAGGAGGCATATCTTTCACAGGCTGAAGTTCAGGTTTTTCTGTCGACTTTGATCGAGTATTCTCCGAACTCCGTCATCGCGGTGTCTCTGGAAGGGGAGATAGTGATTTACAACCGCAAGGCGGTTGAGACTTTTGGCTATTCCGTCGATGAGGCGATTGGCATGACGGTCGACAAGCTGTTCGTCAATGCCCCCGATAAGGACCACTTACCCACATTGACAAACGAAAGCGTGGGTGTGGAAGTGATTTGTCGACGGAAGAACGCTGAAGAATTTCCGGCGTATCTCATGGCTTGTTCGGTCACCAGTCCTACCGGCAACACCTCCGCCTATCTCCTGAATCTCATGGATATTACCGAAAGTAAGAGTTTCCAGGAGATGATGGTCCGGGTGGATCGTTATTACACCCGCGGTGAAATGGCGGGCGATATCGCTCACGAAATCAACAACTTCCTGGCCGTACTATCCGGTAACATAGAACTCATGCCGCTTTTCCTGAAGCGCGGTGATCAGGAAAAGATCAATACCAAGCTGACACTCATGAAAAGCACGGTCGACAAAATTGCCAATTTCACCGATGGTCTCATGGATGTAAATGCCGATGATATTCAATTCGATAAAGTCGATCTGAACCAGTTGATCCAGAACATCATCGCTTTTCTCAAGCCGCAGAACCGCTTCGACAACATCACCATTGAAGCCGATCTCGACAGCAATCTTTCGTTGGTGGAACTGGACATCAGTCAAATGCAACAGGTGATGGTGAATCTCCTCAACAACGCCGCCGATGCCGTAGCCGAGTCCGAAGTGAAAGAAATATGTGTTCGGTCGCATCTTGTCAAAGACGGCGCCGATAAGCGTGCCTCCATTGAAGTTATTGACTCCGGTCCCGGGGTGCCTGAGGATAAAAGGCCGCTCTTATTTGAGAAGCGTTTTACGACCAAGCGTAAAGGACACGGTTACGGGTTGATCACCTGCCGTCGTATCATCGATTCCCATTCAGGTCAAATCAGTTATGACCGCTCCGAGCGGACTTGTTTCTCTACGGTGATCCCTATCGTCCAGAGCGAGGCGACCGGTGAGATTACCACCAGAGAAGATATGGCCGTTATCTCCGGTTAA